Proteins encoded together in one Labrus bergylta chromosome 20, fLabBer1.1, whole genome shotgun sequence window:
- the svila gene encoding supervillin a isoform X9 — protein MYRNPWISNYLTHVKFCSQGLGSETPIKLSNPRLLKKRALSFQKEFTFDEKDDPAKSTKDIDVSLLANLPKVSELRKRFEGGITTSSSDWEMNRKERIARRLEGIEGEVHPSLLPSLVANRLLEEDTPRYTRASDPFEPCGVTVQRYGMEGFEPQEMQLTAPERQSRARVRPDPQSSILTEPVFTSGSTNDTPELESKAERIARYKAERRRQLAERYGISLDQEPDSDCPSRYTRTRKDSDGSEMRGRGGSLGEEGRDVTLSTYTSTSATSPRAGRTAPQHVHPDQGYEMGRTRVDSFSERERLMNLENQRRAAPPEPPSSSSYMDVTAMSSAARVPTKDFPVTGIPPSSPKLSRQHSLTSLKHGASPGDLFIDQQSHSILSRQGARGKLSNDWFLQTDAEGDTQSPINWPSRLRVRERLSREDGRQRSPELEAPSYRRQFQHQTQTQTSKHYHPDQPSTQQVYAHPHHHPPTQPSRHGQPGGQEVGSYPSYLSMASGPTSKAGQQQTQEEETEESEDVKTEGLLTSRKAVLPSEIRRRERSTEDPRRGRREEELGMSRVHSLNHSREVEAEDGHRGRVRRDEKERLQASEGRNREQENAIYVQKGISATHIQPRVPHPGPEGSTSSTALSRSVSDAVDPRRPSQRKLQHQAYDPREVREGEGLGNQEGHQDTRVSVAQLRHSYMESTTTPPSRRRNELEVECERELVGYNVPWRGERDRGRRPRQYICPGESRKTSERFRTQPITSAERQETDRSCVSSDIASTEADEEKVDELAKMSVAAKRSLFRELEKSIDGGAPKSRSRNAAVDRRLRRTQDRSRTQPITTEEVVIAATVPAHVPHAVSVHTSVARVPSPTLVYSTVPSYSLQASAQQSSSAREQAREARRARETQEVQVSKPVSVTEEKDHQKIQSHSKDQVSKPVSTMVVKDEERSQSDSNSKAQGPDEPDLCTLSLAEKMALFNRLAQPPTRVTRARGDARQRRANARYQTQPITLGDLEQESSDIDTSDEQELCDSPVEHRQLQNGTSSGYRHLPTSSSASVLKAGGTVSTDHAGDIHITRAAPRVEPLPPSHDRPLPPRQPDVPALRPQESTDHQRSRTLSVGEDGANLGGGKRKLPSPERAVRQAPLPQPQTGGESREEGEEEQRLTTWGGERAVQSSDSRIFHEWQESYQREGNYIDSQKNRAISGELHESSVVTSRAAVCQPPPVADTQADSSGHTAGLVEPEDGEELSDMMMAKTMSIRDRVALLKKSGEQDWRNRINKKQDVAKVAVGDQQAELWEVEQSLKKKEPVFASALSPPPEPPFLTPSPDESASQRLAECEMESQSIEAHMSIQERKQLIVSQEESWKSKGHGAANDSTQFTVAARMVKKGLTSTSAMQSPPASSKPKNSSLAISKPQEEIKAMPDLNLESDMKLDKLESFLGKINSKVSGLPEATITVTEKKVKEVMTLEDETFSKFYRQIDELPVTTNKVEIDDDFDAIFGPQVPKLTSEMVQHKRAVRPARNVQSSRNPLKMLAAREDIRYEYTEQRLNIGLLESKRMKAEKMSKNSGLSDVALAGLASKENFSNVNLRSVNISEQMSNNSAVPYKKLMLLQVKGRRHVQTRLVEPRTSSLNSGDCFLLITPHHCFVWTGEFANVIEKNKAAELANFIQSKRDLGCRANYVQVIEEAVNAQSQAAKDFWKILGGQSSFQSAGTPDEDELYEGAIVETNCIYRLMDDKLVPDDDFWAKMPRCSLLNPKEVLVFDFGSEMYIWHGKEVTLAQRKVAFQLAKHLWNGTFDYTNCDINPLDPGECNPLIPKKGQGRPDWAVFGRLTQHNETTLFKEKFLDWSDSRKTPSPTRNSNDQVTDQKEQSASEQPHALDASLMLPLPQGPICTKLDGFNVGRGYGLVEAEDWRSYEISTLGVEVWHILEFDYSRLPLQSIGQFHEGDTYVMKWKYMVSAAVGRRQNPEQQKTAGPGKEKCCYFFWQGRNSTVSEKGTSALMTVELDEERGAQVQVLQGKEPPCFLQCFKGGMVVHSGRREEEEENLQNDWRLYCVRGEVEVEGHLLEVACHCSSLRSRVSMVLLSVSQALIYLWHGCKTQAHSKEVARTAANKIKEHCPLEAGLHSSSKVTIREFDEGTEPAGFWEPLGRRDRKVYDCMLQDPGRFNFTPRLYQLSSSSGEFSAVEFLYPAREPKKVNSMPFLQEDLYAASQPALFLVDNHHEVYLWQGWWPQDSESTGSARMRWDSDRKCAMETVLQYCREKNEKKPPKAYLIHAGLEPLTFTNMFPSWEHREDIAEITEREAEVCNQIILVEDVLARLCKTMYPLSDLLARPLPEGVDPLRLEVYLSDEDFESVGAYGKKALEMSREEYGGLPAWKQVKLKKAKGLF, from the exons CTTCCAGAAAGAATTTACCTTTGACGAAAAAGACGACCCAGCCAAAAGCACTAAGGATATAGATGTTAGTCTCTTGGCCAATCTCCCGAAAG tCTCTGAATTGAGGAAACGATTTGAAGGAGGAATAACCACAAGCTCAAGTGATTGGGAAATGAACAG AAAGGAGCGTATCGCTCGGAGGTTGGAGGGCATAGAAGGCGAGGTGCACCCGTCTCTGCTGCCTAGCTTAGTGGCCAATCGCCTTCTGGAGGAGGACACACCACGATACACCCGGGCATCTGACCCCTTTGAGCCCTGTGGTG TTACAGTACAGCGCTATGGCATGGAGGGATTTGAACCCCAAGAAATGCAGCTGACGGCTCCAGAGCGACAGTCCAGAGCCCGAGTCAGACCTGACCCTCAGTCCTCCATCCTTACAGAGCCTGTCTTTACCTCAGGCTCCACCAACGACACCCCGGAGCTTGAGTCCAAGGCTGAACGCATCGCCCGCTACAAAGCAGAGCGGCGACGACAACTGGCTGAGCGCTATGGCATCTCTTTGGATCAGGAGCCAGACTCGGACTGTCCCTCTCGCTACACTCGCACCCGCAAGGATTCTGACGGATCAGAGATGAGGGGCAGAGGAGGGTCACtgggggaggaagggagggatgTCACCCTGAGTACTTACACCAGTACCTCTGCCACCAGTCCAAGGGCTGGGCGCACAGCACCACAGCATGTCCACCCAGACCAGGGTTATGAGATGGGTCGGACCAGGGTGGACTCGTtctcagagagggagagattgaTGAATCTGGAGAATCAACGCAGAGCGGCCCCTCCTGAGCCACCATCCTCTTCCTCATACATGGATGTGACAGCAATGTCCTCAGCTGCTAGGGTCCCCACCAAGGACTTCCCAGTCACTGGGATACCACCCAGTTCTCCCAAGCTGAGCAGGCAGCACTCGCTCACCTCACTTAAACATGGTGCATCTCCTGGTGACCTCTTCATTGATCAGCAGTCCCACAGCATCCTCAGCAGACAAGG TGCAAGAGGGAAACTGAGCAATGATTGGTTCCTCCAGACTGATGCTGAGGGCGACACCCAGTCACCCATCAACTGGCCCTCGAG ACTCAGAGTTAGGGAGAGGCTTTCCAGGGAGGACGGTCGCCAGAGGAGCCCAGAGCTGGAAGCCCCATCTTACCGCAGACAGTTTCAACACCAAACCCAAACCCAAACCTCTAAACACTACCACCCAGACCAACCAAGCACCCAACAAGTTTATGCTCACCCCCACCATCATCCCCCAACTCAGCCTTCCCGCCATGGGCAACCAGGAGGGCAAGAAGTTGGCAGTTATCCCAGTTACCTATCCATGGCCTCTGGTCCTACATCCAAAGCTGGGCAGCAACAGACCCAAGAAGAAGAGACCGAAGAGTCCGAGGATGTGAAAACAGAGGGCCTTCTGACAAGTAGAAAAGCAGTGCTGCCCTCCGAGATCCGCCGGAGAGAACGGAGCACAGAGGACCCtcggagaggaaggagggaagaggaaTTAGGGATGTCCAGGGTGCATAGTCTAAACCATTCAAGGGAGGTTGAAGCAGAAGATggacacagagggagagtcAGGAGGGATGAAAAAGAGCGTCTGCAAGCATCAGAGGGCAGAAACAGAGAACAGGAAAATGCCATCTATGTTCAAAAAGGGATTTCTGCCACCCACATCCAGCCAAGAGTGCCACATCCTGGTCCAGAAGGCTCCACCTCCAGCACAGCCCTGAGCCGCTCAGTATCGGATGCAGTGGATCCACGAAGGCCAAGTCAGAGAAAGTTGCAGCACCAGGCCTATGACCCCCGAGAGGTCAGAGAGGGGGAAGGTCTCGGTAACCAAGAGGGTCACCAGGACACTCGGGTGTCTGTTGCCCAGCTCAGACACTCCTACATGGAGAGCACCACCACCCCACCAAGCAGGCGCAGGAATGAGCT TGAAGTTGAGTGTGAAAGGGAACTCGTGGGCTACAATGTCCCATGGAGAGGGGAAAGGGACAGGGGGCGCAGGCCCAGGCAGTATATCTGTCCTGGGGAGAGTAGAAAGACCTCAGAGAGGTTTAGGACGCAGCCCATCACTTCTGCTGAGCGACAGGAGACTGATAG GTCCTGTGTGAGTTCAGATATCGCTTCTACTGAAG CCGATGAAGAAAAGGTAGACGAACTGGCCAAGATGAGCGTAGCAGCCAAGCGCTCCCTCTTCAGG GAGTTGGAGAAGAGCATCGATGGAGGAGCCCCTAAATCACGGTCCAGGAATGCTGCAGTGGACAGGAGACTAAGAAGGACACAAGACCGATCCAGAACTCAGCCGATCACCACCGAGGAAGTCGTCATTGCTGCCAC CGTCCCCGCTCACGTGCCCCACGCGGTGTCTGTTCACACCTCTGTAGCACGCGTCCCTAGCCCGACCTTAGTTTACAGCACTGTCCCCTCATACAG CCTGCAGGCATCTGCACAGCAGAGCTCCTCCGCCCGGGAGCAGGCACGGGAGGCCCGGCGTGCTCGGGAAACCCAGGAGGTCCAGGTCTCCAAACCAGTTTCTGTGACGGAAGAAAAAGACCATCAGAAGATCCAGAGTCATAGCAAGGACCAGGTATCTAAACCGGTGTCCACAATGGTGGTAAAAGACGAGGAGAGGAGTCAGAGTGATAGTAACAGCAAGGCTCAGGGTCCGGACGAGCCTGATCtttgcaccctcagcctggcaGAAAAGATGGCGCTGTTCAACCGGCTTGCTCAGCCTCCCACCAGGGTGACCCGCGCCAGAGGGGACGCACGCCAGCGCAGGGCCAACGCTCGCTACCAGACTCAACCCATCACACTGGGAGATCTGGAGCAG GAGTCTTCAGACATAGACACCAGTGATGAACAGGAGCTCTGCGACAGCCCCGTAGAGCACCGACAA CTTCAAAACGGTACTTCCTCCGGGTACAGGCACCTCCCTACCTCATCATCCGCCTCTGTTCTGAAGGCTGGAGGCACCGTCTCCACCGACCACGCTGGAGACATCCACATAACCAGAGCAGCACCCAGAGTCGAACCCCTCCCTCCTAGCCATGACAGGCCTCTGCCTCCTCGCCAGCCAGACGTCCCAGCACTGAGACCCCAGGAGTCGACAGATCACCAGAGGTCCAGGACTTTATCGGTGGGTGAAGACGGAGCGAATCtgggaggaggaaagaggaagcTGCCTTCTCCTGAGAGGGCAGTAAGGCAGGCCCCTTTGCCCCAGCctcagactggaggagagagtagagaggagggggaagaggagcaGCGGCTGACCACTTGGGGTGGAGAGAGAGCCGTGCAGAGCTCGGACAGCCGCATATTCCACGAGTGGCAGGAGTCGTATCAGAGAGAGGGAAACTATATAGACAGCCAGAAGAACAGAGCCATCAGTGGAG AGCTGCATGAGTCCAGTGTGGTAACGTCCAGAGCAGCAGTGTGTCAGCCTCCTCCAGTGGCAGACACTCAGGCAGACAGCAGCGGACACACAGCCGGCCTAGTGGAGCCCGAAGACGGAGAAGAACTGAGCGACATGATGATGGCCAAAACCATGTCCATTAGAGACAG AGTGGCCCTGTTGAAGAAGAGCGGCGAGCAGGACTGGAGGAACAGGATCAATAAGAAACAGGATGTGGCAAAGGTTGCCGTGGGTGACCAGCAGGCTGAGCTCTGGGAGGTGGAGCAGAGCCTCAAGAAGAAG GAGCCAGTCTTtgcctctgctctctctcctcctcctgagccTCCTTTCCTAACTCCTTCCCCTGATGAGTCAGCCAGCCAG CGGCTAGCTGAGTGTGAGATGGAGAGCCAGAGCATCGAGGCTCACATGTCCATTCAGGAGAGGAAACAGCTCATAGTCTCCCAAGAGGAGTCCTGGAAGAGTAAAGGCCACGGGGCTGCCAACGACTCCACGCAGTTCACTGTGGCTGCACGCATGGTGAAGAAAG GGTTAACCTCCACCTCAGCTATGCAGTCTCCGCCAGCATCGTCCAAACCCAAGAACAGCAGCCTGGCCATCTCCAAACCACAGGAAG AGATCAAGGCCATGCCAGACCTGAACCTGGAGTCCGACATGAAGCTGGATAAACTGGAGTCATTCCTTGGCAAGATCAACAGTAAAG TGTCTGGACTGCCGGAAGCAACCATCACAGTAACAGAGAAGAAAGTAAAGGAAGTGATGACCCTCGAAGATGAAACTTTCTCTAAGTTTTACCGACAAATTGATGAACTCCCCGTCACCACCAACAAGGTGGAGATAGACGACGACTTTGATGCCATCTTTGGTCCCCAGGTGCCAAA GCTGACCTCAGAGATGGTGCAGCACAAGCGAGCAGTGCGCCCGGCACGTAACGTCCAGTCATCGAGGAACCCTCTAAAGATGCTAGCTGCCAGGGAGGACATCAGATACGAGTACACGGAGCAGAGGCTCAACATCGGCCTGCTGGAGAGCAAGAGGATGAAGGCTGAGAAGA TGAGTAAAAACTCGGGGCTCTCGGATGTGGCTCTTGCCGGTCTGGCCAGCAAGGAGAACTTCAGCAACGTCAACCTGCGCAGCGTCAACATCTCCGAGCAGATGTCCAATAACAGCGCCGTGCCTTACAAGAAACTCATGCTCTTGCAGGTCAAAG GTCGACGGCACGTCCAGACCAGACTAGTGGAGCCCAGAACGTCCTCACTGAACAGCGGTGATTGTTTCCTGCTCATTACGCCGCACCACTGCTTCGTTTGGACCGGAGAGTTCGCAAACGTCATCGAGAAGAACAAG GCTGCAGAGTTAGCAAACTTTATCCAGAGCAAGAGAGATTTGGGTTGCCGTGCCAACTATGTCCAGGTCATCGAGGAGGCCGTCAACGCTCAAAGCCAAGCTGCAAAGGATTTCTGGAAGATCCTTGGAGGGCAGTCGAGCTTCCAGT CTGCAGGAACTCCAGATGAAGACGAGTTGTACGAGGGAGCCATCGTGGAGACAAACTGTATTTACCGCCTGATGGATGACAAACTGGTCCCAGATGATGATTTCTGGGCCAAGATGCCCCGTTGTTCCCTGCTCAACCCCAAGGAG gTTCTAGTGTTTGATTTTGGAAGTGAGATGTACATCTGGCATGGAAAGGAAGTGACGCTCGCACAGAGGAAGGTGGCCTTCCAGCTGGCCAAGCACCTGTGGAACGGCACCTTTGACTACACAAACTGTGACATCAACCCACTCGACCCTGGGGAGTGTAACCCACTCATACCCAA AAAAGGTCAGGGCCGACCTGACTGGGCCGTGTTTGGCAGACTGACGCAACACAATGAAACCACTTTGTTCAAAGAGAAGTTCCTGGACTGGAGCGACTCCAGGAAAACACCCAGTCCTACAAGAAACTCCAACGATCAAGTCACTGATCAGAAG GAGCAGTCCGCCTCTGAACAGCCACATGCGTTGGATGCCTCCCTGATGCTGCCCCTCCCTCAGGGGCCCATCTGCACCAAACTGGACGGGTTCAACGTGGGGCGGGGCTACGGCCTGGTGGAGGCAGAGGACTGGAGGAGCTATGAGATCAGCACCCTGGGGGTGGAGGTTTGGCACATCCTGGAGTTCGACTACAGCCGTCTGCCGCTGCAAAGCATCGGTCAGTTTCATGAGGGGGACACATACGTGATGAAGTGGAAGTACATGGTCAGCGCTGCAG TTGGAAGGAGACAGAACCCAGAGCAGCAGAAGACAGCGGGGCCCGGGAAGGAGAAGTGCTGCTACTTCTTTTGGCAGGGCCGCAACTCCACCGTCAGCGAGAAAGGAACATCCGCACTGATGACAGTGGAGCTGGACGAGGAGCGGGGAGCACAG GTTCAGGTCCTGCAGGGTAAAGAGCCTCCGTGTTTCCTGCAGTGCTTCAAAGGAGGGATGGTCGTCCACTcagggaggagggaagaggaggaggagaacttGCAAA ATGACTGGCGCCTGTATTGCGTGCGtggagaggtggaggtggagggccACCTGCTGGAGGTGGCCTGTCACTGCAGCAGCCTGCGCTCCAGGGTCTCCATGGTGCTGCTGAGCGTCAGCCAGGCTCTCATCTACCTGTGGCACGGCTGCAAAACTCAGGCACACTCAAAGGAGGTGGCACGCACGGCCGCCAACAAAATCAAAGAGCA tTGTCCTCTGGAAGCAGgcctccacagcagcagcaaggTTACCATCCGGGAATTTGACGAGGGAACGGAGCCCGCGGGATTCTGGGAACCACTTGGGAGGAGAGACCGGAAAGTGTATGACTGCATGCTGCAAG ACCCGGGAAGATTTAACTTCACACCTCGTCTGTACCAGCTGAGCAGCAGCTCGGGGGAGTTTTCAGCTGTAGAGTTTCTTTATCCTGCCAGAGAACCCAAAAAGGTCAACTCCATGCCTTTCCTGCAGGAGGACCTCTATGCAGCTTCACAGCCAG CCCTGTTCCTGGTGGACAACCACCATGAAGTGTATCTGTGGCAGGGCTGGTGGCCTCAGGACAGTGAAAGCACCGGCTCGGCCAGGATGCGCTGGGACTCAGACAGGAAGTGTGCCATGGAGACTGTGCTGCAGTACTGTAGAG AAAAGAACGAGAAGAAGCCTCCCAAAGCGTACCTGATCCACGCCGGTCTGGAGCCGCTCACCTTCACCAACATGTTCCCCAGCTGGGAGCACCGAGAGGACATCGCTGAGATCACGGagagg GAGGCAGAGGTGTGTAACCAGATTATCCTGGTCGAGGACGTGTTGGCCCGGCTGTGTAAGACCATGTACCCCCTGTCAGATCTTTTGGCCCGACCACTGCCAGAGGGAGTGGACCCTCTTCGCCTGGAGGTCTACCTGTCTGATGAGGACTTTGAG AGTGTAGGGGCTTATGGGAAG AAAGCCCTGGAGATGAGCAGAGAGGAGTACGGGGGTTTGCCCGCCTGGAAGCAGGTGAAGTTGAAGAAAGCCAAAGGACTTTTCTAA